AATGTTTAGTATTTATTAATACTAATATAAActatttgttttcaaatattCAAAGAACAGTTCAATTTTGACtgatttttactcttttttttttttagtttttaggtatacaatttttttttgaaacattttttttatatttattcttctcaaaaaaaaaatcactaacatATTCTACGATTTGGACAAATGATAATCAAGTTCAAAACTTTACAAAACtgataaattaatcataaacTAATATTACAAGTTCATTTTCAAAGAGGGgtaaatttttctattttaatcatttccttTCCTCTCCAtcctattttttaaaacatccaaacaagggaaAGGGTtaattactcccttcccccttactaattttaaaaacatccaaacaaggtggaggggaatcattcccctctactctcctccccactactctcctcccctctactcccctctactctcctccctctctaaacttccaaacaggccattaaagAAAATTGACCccaatttctttcctttccaGTTTTTCCTAGCTAATTACTCCAATCAACCCTAACTTTAATGCCCTCAACCCTCTAGAACCTTCCCCCTACCACTATAAACAAAGGAGAATTCCTCATTTCAAAGCACTGATCCACTCCCTTAAACCTCTAAAGAGAGTAAGAGTACTTGTCATACCTTAGCCTACCTGCAATTCGAGGTATTGAGAAAGTGTCTGATCTCTACTTCCCCTCTAGACCTTTGGAGTAATTCCCCTAAGATCTTAGAAGATGTAAAGAAATAGCATTATGAATATGGTCTTCCTAAGTCTTGGAGTGCAATCTTGTTTCAATGTTCTATTTGTAGGATTTGATAAGGAATCCCTCATTCTCATGGCAAatccaggatttttttttagagtggttattaaaaaatttaaattatacaaaatttaataaaaaaataacttgaatAAATTtgcattaccaaaaaaaaaaaaaaaaaaaaaaaaaaaaaaacatgaatacaaatgcatgaagttttacaatttctttctactaataaaatgaaaaggcaaAAAGGGGACTAATGAGAGATAAAGGGAGAGCCAAGGATGCTAAAATGAgagtaaaaaattatatgataatTACCTTCTACTTTAACCCTTtttttagagacaaaaaaacacatacacaaaGGAGAGGAAATTAATGAGATTCTAATACAAATTCACACCACAAACTCCACCCAAAAATCATAGCAACTTTTAGGGAGGTTGTGACAAGTAATATAatacacaacacactctcttaagcaatgtgggacaattaactttatttttgttgttgttgttatttttttaagaaacaaacacacacacacacaagggaaagaaaatgaggttctaacacaaaagtTTTCTACAAACTCCACTTAAAAGCCgtggtatatttttttttatttgtttttgtttgacattttctatttgttgtTATGGCTATTTTTGCTGTTATTTGagctaatttttattgttattatttaaattttttaacttttttttgtttaagagGTAAGGATTATCTTTGTAGGgtcaatattatttttgttgaatccaAATTTTTGAGATTCTCGAGTTAGGGtgtttaatattacttttaggGTAGTCAAGATGgcttagtttaaaaaaaattatgtgtatatatatatatatatatatatatattttttttttttttttgcgtgtcAGGGTGTTCAGTTGAACACCCTAAACTCAATGTGCAGTTGCCCCTACTCcttgttcttatttttattatttctagatttttatgtagtttagtttatttatgttttagcGTTAGAAAATCATGTTCGTTGCTTGAATATGTTTTGAATGTTCTTCACTTGTTTGTATGATGTTCTTCACATGCTCGTGCATACAACCCAGCCAGATCCTAGGATGTTATGGATTCCAACCTAAGACatgtttgttattttattttttcactatGCACACACAATCACATGTAACTATTTGAATTCCAATCAAGATCACATGCAATTGATAGTGATGCCATGTTGTTTTTATGGATGATGTACCCACCACAAtctctaatttaaatttttgcatGTTAATAATTTAGTGGAAttattgtgacattttgttgtctCCCTGTATTactcataaaaataatcttgGTCCCCAAATATAATCTTTAACCCCTTAAagaataaaaacccaaataagaacaataaaaattagtccaaataacaacaaaaataactcaaacaacaaatgaataaatattaaaaaaatctattctaaaacaaaaaatgaaaacccttaattattcaaatttttaacTCATTCAAcccattacataaaaataatccttaatttcatttttttccctaaaaattgGTACCAAGGGAAATATTGTTGCCGTGAGTTCTCCTTAATGACACCAGTAGTTCTACTCTCCTCGACTTTGTAGTCACAGTAgatatcatctctctctctctctctttcatactTTCATCTCAATGTTCTTATTTCGCACTTTATCTCTCATCagtcccttttttctttttctttttgttagtagaaaaaaaatggtaaaacttaaattatttgcattttttatgtctatatattcaagttttttgATTGGTGTCTCATGATTACAAGTCCAAATTAGTTGGGTTCTTATACGCACCAGAGCAACAATGAGGTTCAATTTACCTTGTTTGCAGTCCAAACAACAAAATATGAAAGTTTCTTCAATGAACTCATGGGGTTGCCCTCGTCATCTCCTTAACCCACCTCTTTCACAATATCTTGCACGCATTAGGCAACACCGTGCATGATTAGGTGTTTTGTTCAAGTGCCCACActtcagggtttttttttttttttttcttaaaggtCATGTTAATGGATGCCCTTAGAGTaatgattaataatttattttagaaaagttttaatactacttttatgggaaatggaaaaaattgttaaaatattaattgcttttttttcttttctcataaaaattttctttaaatgaattgttaaccatTACCCTAAAAACATCCGttagcattttcttttttctaatactAACGTAGCCCAACTTCAGAGTATGGTAACAAGGAGATGGGAATTCCAAGATTTGTTTGCCGATTCAATTATTGTGACATAAATTATGTCATCATggattataaagaaaaaaaccaatcGCATGTCAGCCCGTCATGCAGTGGCCATATCATATGCCAGATCATCTAACTTTCAACCATTGTTATTTCCCCCCTGATAGGCCACtttctcattttgttttttgcacATATTCTATTGTTAGGATCTATCCCAAAATCACTTAATTGACCTATTTGGGTCTTGTATACACGAAACTTGTCAACCCACTTCTACGTGCTCATCACAATGTCCTTCACCGGTCTCTTCAGGCCATCAGAGTAGCCATTCTCTAGCCCTTGTTGCCGTGCTTAGGCCAAAGCGGCCTTCCTCGGCCATTGATGAAACCATTCTTAGGCCAATGCAGCCTTCTTCCGGCAGTATTCTAACATTGACAATTTGCATGTGTCTTCCTCCGGATCCGTTGTGCCCAATCCATTCACTTTCAAGGTCATTTTCTAGGCATCATTCAAAGACATTTTCAAGGGATCTCCTCAAGATTATTCCAAACTCAAGGCTCTATTGAGTTACCACCTTAAGTTTAAGGGGGAAagttgagaagaaagaaaatatgtcAAACCCCCGCCAACTGAGGAAGACCAAACTCATAGCATGTATACCAACTCCATCAGCAAACAATCAGGAGAATCAAATATACAAGGAAAGTAATGACTATTTACTTAAAAGCAAATTGCATAATTTTAGAGATGTTGTCTGTAATATTTGTGTATATAAAAAAACTCATGTATCAAAAGAATACACAAATCTAAAGTCAAATATGTAGTCATCTAGAGCTTTACACCATGGACATAGGTCATTAGATCAAaccacataatttttattgtgttcttgtttcttttctctttctcctttccTTTGCTTCTGCTTAATTTTAACTACagtattttttcattttattttaattttaacataataTCATAGCCAACTTTAGCATATATAGTTGCTTCGATCATTTGTCAAAAAAAGTAATGTGTTTTATTACCAATAATGTTCCTGATAATAAGTCTTTAAATGATGATCattgtttaattttctctttAGTTAATCAAACCAGACTTAGTTTTCCTTCCACTTCAATTTTATCTATCCAAGCTTTTGAATTATTGCATACTAACAAGGATACCTCTATTTGTGGCAGGGATGAACACAGGATTTTAAGCCGGGAGGGGCCAgagataagcaaaaaaaaaaattttcaaatacgtatccatatagtattaataaattatcaaccaagacaaatacccaaaaatcattatttcttaatatattaaaatacaatctactaacaaaaacaaaagatgcgAAACgctattgtttcttaatatattaagatacaatctactaacaaaaacaaaagatgtgAAACACTATTGTTTCTTTATACAATCATCTATGAAAAGGGAACTCGACGctctttcaaatcttcaaaatcatctacTATTGAATCCAAACTAAATGTCGAAACTATATCCTTTTCAATGTATAACATCAAAGAGTCATTCAAAAAGTCATCTTCCATTTTGTTTCGAAGTTCAGTTTTGACAAGTTTCATAGCTGAAAATGCTCGCTCTGTAGTAGCAGTAGAAACTGGAAGAGTAAGCACAAGTATCACCATTCTATAAACAAGTTTGTAGTGTTCTAAATTTCCAGTTCTCACTAACCATTGAGACAACTCagataaacttttcaattttttgaactctGGATCTTGGACTACATTATGCTCAAAATGATAAAGCTCCTTCTCCAACACTTGTTTGTCATAATCTGTGAAATCTTGTGGATAGAAATTTTTTACCAACAAACAAAGATCACTAATTCTGAAAGATTTTAATGCCTCTCGAGGTTCTAAAGCTGAGCTAAGCCTAAGCAACTCCATTGCATCTTCATTAAACCGATAATTTAGTTCCTGTAGTTGAGAATCTATtgtagtataaaaaatatttactcgATAATGATGCTCATTTGTAACGTTATCTGGTTGATTACGAGCTCGACCTCGCCTCGCAACATAACGAGCATTCATATCCAAGACATCAATGCGATGCTTCTCACAAAATGATATCACAGTGGTGAGTAAGCCATCCCATCCatcatctctaaatttttggataagtgcTTTAGTAGATGAAACTAAATGCATGGCATTTAAAATGTCTTGAGATTGGCTttgcaaagcttgacaaagtTTATCAGTAATCTCCATAGTTTCCTTCTCAAGATGCAAgatgaaaacaaattcaaatgaagtTAAACCTTCATAAACTGACTCTCCTTCTGCCCGATTTTCTCCATCAATTGCACcatcaattatattttgtaaaacttcaacAGTTGAACTAAACATCCTTAATAAGCTAGAAACTGATCTAAAATGTGAACTCCAACGTGTTTCTCCAGGTCGTTGTAAAGTGCTAATTTGATTAAGTCCACTTCCAGTCTCAAGCTCTTCAAGATCAATCAAACGTGCTATTTCATTAGCATTGGCAACTTTCAATTGCTCATTGCGCTTGCATGAAGCACTAACAATTTTGATCAGAAAAagcaatgtaagaaaaaaatgactaatgggaacaacttgttttgataattttactAATGCCAATTGTAAGTGATGTGCAAAACAATGGATATAGTAAGCATATGGgcaatcattcaaaatcaaagcttgTAATCCATTCCACATACCTCGCATGTTGCTTGCTCCATCATATCCTTGCCCTcgaatattttgtatatctaaGCAATATTGAGATAACAAAGAATATATCCCCTTCTTTAGAGTCAAAGCTGCAGTGTCAACAACAAgaataagcccaaaaaagcgTTCTTTCACAAAGCCTTCTGCATCAACATATCTAAACACCACAGCCATTTGCTCTTTCATGGACTCATCACGAGCTTCATCAACCATTATGCAAAACTTTGCATCACCAATTTCTTCCCAAATGGCCTTCTTCACTTTGGCTAAGAAAACATGTAGAATTTCCTTTTGAATCCTAGGTGATGTGTAGGTTGCATTTTTTGGagctttttctattatttcagcAACCTTCTCATTCCAAAAAGTCACAATACCCAATGATTCATGAAAGTTCCCACGATTTAATGAACTAAAACTTTCATCTTGACCTCTAAAAGCTATAGCTTGAAAGGCAAGATATCGCACAATAAAAATTGCGGCCTTCAATTGCAACCgattatttgcaatttgttCAGTAGTGAAAAGATCAACTACTCATTGCAAATGCTGCGATTGGTTCATCAAATCCTTACACATTTGCTCAGCAACTCTATGAGCTGAGTTAGGATCTTTTCCTATATGAACTTGAAAAGAACAATCTTTGCCCTCCACCTTTTTCCAATTTCTAAATCCACCAACAATAAATGTATTTTGTCCCACAACCACATTTGGATTATGAAAGACAAAGCAGGGTAGACAATAAGCTGCATCTGTTGTAGGAGAATATTCAAGccattttgaattatttctataccaagaagcttgaaaacTACGATTCTGCTTTCCACTTTTTTTGAATGTCTCTAGAGGAGGTTGGTGCGGACCTTTTTTAATGTAAGCCCGTCGAATTTCATCACGTTGATTAACATGATATTCCCATATTTGTTTGCGTGTTCCAGGATCATAATCCAAAGAATCAAGGTCAattctttgaaattgtgtttgagaGATTGGAACATCCGCATTTTCCGGAATTGGAACATCCGCATTTTCCGGAATTGGAATAGCAACATTAGTTATTGGCAATTCCACGTTGACTTcagaagaatttgaagttgaacattttcttttgaaaaaatcaagcattgtagttgattttttcatgatctacaaataaaataaaaattatataagaattaccattattttttttaaatttgtgtgataatttcttatattatatgatttattttttttctttttgtcttttgtctgCCTTTAATATCTTTGTGTTTAAACTGCCTTAATTTATGTCTCTGTGTTGtctcttcctttatttatatcttttatgCTTTTTGTATCTTTGTATTGTCTCTTGTCTTCATCTTCCTAATTCTGACCCACTAACCCAAATATCCAATGAATCCCACTATAGACAGTCAAGCActactaacaaaaacttttcttaactttaccttttgttttttttttttttttttttttttgttttctccccTGTCGCTTGTCTTTGCCCAACAGCAACTCCACACCACTTTTCCCTATTCCCTATTATTATGTCCAACTAATGTCCAACACTCCAACTACCGGTCAACAAAGCATCTGACTC
This genomic stretch from Quercus robur chromosome 4, dhQueRobu3.1, whole genome shotgun sequence harbors:
- the LOC126721220 gene encoding uncharacterized protein LOC126721220, yielding MRKYSTDVNVELPITNVAIPIPENADVPIPENADVPISQTQFQRIDLDSLDYDPGTRKQIWEYHVNQRDEIRRAYIKKGPHQPPLETFKKSGKQNRSFQASWYRNNSKWLEYSPTTDAAYCLPCFVFHNPNVVVGQNTFIVGGFRNWKKVEGKDCSFQVHIGKDPNSAHRVAEQMFDLFTTEQIANNRLQLKAAIFIVRYLAFQAIAFRGQDESFSSLNRGNFHESLGIVTFWNEKVAEIIEKAPKNATYTSPRIQKEILHVFLAKVKKAIWEEIGDAKFCIMVDEARDESMKEQMAVVFRYVDAEGFVKERFFGLILVVDTAALTLKKGIYSLLSQYCLDIQNIRGASCKRNEQLKVANANEIARLIDLEELETGSGLNQISTLQRPGETRWSSHFRSVSSLLRMFSSTVEVLQNIIDGAIDGENRAEGESVYEGLTSFEFVFILHLEKETMEITDKLCQALQSQSQDILNAMHLVSSTKALIQKFRDDGWDGLLTTVISFCEKHRIDVLDMNARYVARRGRARNQPDNVTNEHHYRVNIFYTTIDSQLQELNYRFNEDAMELLRLSSALEPREALKSFRISDLCLLVKNFYPQDFTDYDKQVLEKELYHFEHNVVQDPEFKKLKSLSELSQWLVRTGNLEHYKLVYRMVILVLTLPVSTATTERAFSAMKLVKTELRNKMEDDFLNDSLMLYIEKDIVSTFSLDSIVDDFEDLKERRVPFS